The following coding sequences are from one Anguilla anguilla isolate fAngAng1 chromosome 12, fAngAng1.pri, whole genome shotgun sequence window:
- the LOC118209611 gene encoding E3 ubiquitin-protein ligase SIAH2-like encodes MSRPSSTGPSASKICIKQQHAPSATAQASVSVRPNASLATVLPGAVSPQHHELTSLFECPVCFDYVLPPILQCQAGHLVCNQCRQKLTCCPTCRGSLTPSIRNLAMEKVASAVLFPCKYSSTGCILALHHSEKPEHEEHCEFRPYSCPCPGASCKWQGSLEAVMPHLVHQHKSITTLQGEDIVFLATDIDLPGAVDWVMMQSCFGFHFMLVLEKQEKYEGHQQFFAIVLLIGSRKQAQNFAYRLELNGHRRRLTWEATPRSIHEGVATAIMNSDCLVFDAAIAHLFAENGNLGINVTISTCCA; translated from the exons ATGAGCCGTCCGTCCTCTACCGGACCCAGTGCGAGTAAGATCTGCATCAAACAGCAGCACGCCCCTTCAGCGACGGCTCAAGCATCTGTCTCCGTGCGACCAAACGCCAGCCTCGCCACTGTTCTACCTGGAGCTGTGTCTCCACAGCACCACGAGCTCACCTCTCTGTTCGAGTGCCCGGTGTGTTTTGACTATGTCCTTCCCCCGATCCTGCAGTGCCAGGCTGGGCACCTGGTCTGCAATCAATGCAGGCAGAAACTGACCTGCTGCCCGACTTGCAGGGGATCGCTCACCCCGAGCATCCGTAACCTGGCTATGGAGAAGGTGGCATCCGCCGTCCTCTTCCCCTGCAAG TACTCCTCCACGGGCTGCATCCTCGCCCTGCACCACAGCGAGAAGCCGGAGCACGAGGAGCACTGCGAGTTTCGGCCCTactcctgcccctgccccggGGCGTCCTGCAAGTGGCAGGGCTCGCTGGAGGCCGTCATGCCCCACCTGGTGCACCAGCACAAGTCCATCACCACGCTGCAGGGCGAGGACATCGTCTTCCTGGCCACGGACATCGACCTGCCGGGGGCGGTGGACTGGGTGATGATGCAGTCCTGCTTCGGCTTCCACTTCATGCTGGTGCTGGAGAAGCAGGAGAAGTACGAGGGCCACCAGCAGTTCTTCGCCATCGTGCTGCTCATCGGCTCGCGCAAGCAGGCCCAGAACTTCGCCTACCGCCTGGAGCTCAACggccaccgccgccgcctcACCTGGGAGGCCACGCCCCGCTCCATCCACGAGGGCGTGGCCACGGCCATCATGAACAGCGACTGCCTGGTGTTCGACGCCGCCATTGCCCACCTTTTCGCAGAGAACGGAAACCTGGGCATTAACGTCACCATATCCACCTGCTGCGCGTAA